TTGGCCTCCGACTTCTGCGCCCGCGCCGGCCCCGGCCAGCAGCACCGCGAGGCCCGCCGCGGACGACCCGAGCGGCGCACCTGCCGGACCGAGCACGACGACGTCACCGGGGCGGGCGCCGCCCCTGCCGACCGGACCGCCCGGCCCGACGAGCACGCCGGAGGAGGTGCCGGTGAGCACGAGGGCGCCCCCGTCGGCGACGTCGCCGCCGAGCACCGCGGCGCCGGCCGCCCCCGCCTCCGCGGCCAGGCCGTCGGCGAGGTCGAGGCACCAGGACACCGGCGTCGACCCGGGGACGACGAGCGCGAGGACCAGGCCGACCGGGACGGCCCCCATCGCCTCCACGTCGGCGAGCACCTGCACGGCGGCCTT
The DNA window shown above is from Aquipuribacter hungaricus and carries:
- a CDS encoding AIR synthase related protein produces the protein MALDPGAVSGAGVTVADVGEDALVRAVVARLAVASTTTGPARVLVGPGDDAAVLDLDGPLVTSTDTLVQDVDFRLDWSSGYEVGRKAAVQVLADVEAMGAVPVGLVLALVVPGSTPVSWCLDLADGLAAEAGAAGAAVLGGDVADGGALVLTGTSSGVLVGPGGPVGRGGARPGDVVVLGPAGAPLGSSAAGLAVLLAGAGAGAEVGGQ